A window of Melopsittacus undulatus isolate bMelUnd1 chromosome 2, bMelUnd1.mat.Z, whole genome shotgun sequence contains these coding sequences:
- the AP1S2 gene encoding AP-1 complex subunit sigma-2, with product MQFMLLFSRQGKLRLQKWYVPLSDKEKKKITRELVQTVLARKPKMCSFLEWRDLKIVYKRYASLYFCCAIEDQDNELITLEIIHRYVELLDKYFGSVCELDIIFNFEKAYFILDEFLLGGEVQETSKKNVLKAIEQADLLQEEAETPRSVLEEIGLT from the exons ATGCAGTTTATGTTGCTTTTTAGTCGCCAGGGGAAACTGAGACTCCAGAAGTGGTATGTCCCATTATctgacaaagaaaagaagaaaatcacaaGGGAACTTGTTCAAACAGTATTAGCCCGCAAACCGAAAATGTGCAGCTTCCTGGAATGGAGAGACCTGAAGATTGTCTACAAAAG ATATGCAAGCCTCTATTTCTGCTGTGCTATTGAAGATCAGGACAATGAACTAATAACTTTAGAAATAATTCATCGCTACGTAGAACTCCTTGACAAGTATTTTGGCAGC GTATGTGAACTTGATATCATCTTCAATTTTGAAAAAGCCTATTTCATTCTGGATGAGTTCCTTTTAGGAGGGGAGGTTCAGGAGACTTCCAAGAAAAATGTTCTCAAAGCCATTGAACAGGCAGATCTTTTACAGGAG